A portion of the Microbulbifer agarilyticus genome contains these proteins:
- the rsgA gene encoding ribosome small subunit-dependent GTPase A, giving the protein MNSVSPLKQLGWKPFFQQQLSLDELNDCQPVKVMAVHRSQIEVSGESGEESVLVSGALFEDAAERPTVGDWLLLARESRKPVRRLERSSLFKRMAPGAKQVQLIAANVDNVLIVSSCNQDFNLSRVERYLALVKEAGCRACLVLTKADLDENHAPFHDALKGHRDLPVVLVNALDTESVAPLRDYCRSGETLALLGSSGVGKSTLLNSLAGTELAATGGIREDDSKGRHTTRHRALYPIVDGGLILDSPGMRELALADIREGLEATFADISALSEKCRFADCVHESEPGCAVQAAIEAGELDERRLHNWRKLEREVARNSKTLAESRASDRSLSQLYRSVQNHARANKNRT; this is encoded by the coding sequence TTGAATAGCGTATCTCCACTCAAGCAACTCGGCTGGAAACCATTTTTTCAGCAACAGCTGAGTCTGGATGAGTTAAACGACTGCCAGCCGGTAAAGGTCATGGCGGTGCACCGCAGCCAGATCGAAGTATCCGGCGAGTCGGGAGAGGAGAGCGTATTGGTCAGTGGCGCCCTGTTCGAGGATGCCGCAGAGCGCCCTACCGTGGGCGACTGGCTGCTGCTGGCACGCGAGAGCCGCAAGCCTGTACGCCGGCTGGAGCGCAGCAGTCTGTTCAAGCGCATGGCACCGGGTGCCAAGCAGGTTCAGCTGATCGCCGCCAATGTGGATAACGTGCTGATCGTTTCCTCCTGTAACCAGGACTTCAACCTGTCGCGGGTGGAGCGCTATCTGGCACTGGTGAAGGAAGCGGGTTGTCGCGCCTGTCTGGTATTGACCAAGGCTGACCTGGACGAGAATCATGCGCCGTTTCACGATGCGCTCAAGGGGCACCGCGATCTGCCAGTCGTATTGGTGAATGCCCTTGACACAGAAAGCGTAGCGCCATTGCGGGATTATTGCCGCAGTGGCGAAACACTGGCGTTGCTTGGCTCGTCCGGTGTGGGTAAGTCCACCTTGCTGAATAGCCTTGCGGGAACCGAATTAGCCGCAACCGGCGGTATTCGTGAAGACGACAGCAAGGGGCGCCATACCACCCGTCATCGTGCGCTTTATCCGATTGTGGATGGAGGTCTGATTCTAGATAGTCCGGGTATGCGGGAGCTGGCGCTCGCGGATATTCGTGAGGGGTTGGAGGCAACTTTTGCGGACATCTCGGCGTTGTCGGAGAAGTGTCGTTTCGCGGATTGTGTCCACGAGTCAGAGCCCGGCTGTGCTGTGCAAGCGGCAATCGAGGCCGGTGAGCTGGATGAGCGTCGCCTGCACAACTGGCGCAAACTGGAAAGGGAAGTGGCGCGCAACAGCAAAACACTGGCGGAGTCGCGTGCCTCAGACCGCTCGTTGAGTCAGCTGTACCGTTCGGTGCAAAACCATGCACGGGCTAATAAAAACCGCACGTGA
- a CDS encoding proton-conducting transporter membrane subunit, which yields MSTSNLLQLTLLIPVLALVGIQLTARWENVREAISLIAASTLFFTVTQLYQPMLDGQVIGAYWLDILPGLALSFRVEPLGLMFALVASFLWIITTLYAIGYMRGHGEKNQARFFGLFAVSIGAVMGIAFAENLFTLFIFYEVLTLCTYPLVTHAGTDKARAGGRVYLGILLGTSVGFFLLAIITTWLLAGTLSFKEGGIFSPGTSLTLLSVLLGLFVFGVGKAAIMPFHRWLPAAMVAPTPVSALLHAVAVVKAGVFVLLKICLLIFGLDTLQAIPATEWLLYLAGISILLASIIALRQQNLKKRLAYSTVSQLGYITLGALLATSAGMTGSALHIVMHAFGKITLFFCAGAILVAAHKTEVHQLRGLGRQMPVTMTAFLVASLCIIGIPPTGGTWSKWYLMLGTFEAQQWILMGLLMISSLLSIAYLLPIPLRAFFSRSEQDADVTGGPDATATSVIKEAPLPSLIALGITATGCIYLLLFPDAFYQLIKAGI from the coding sequence ATGAGTACATCCAACCTTCTGCAATTGACCCTGCTCATCCCGGTACTGGCATTGGTGGGTATTCAACTCACCGCCCGCTGGGAAAATGTGCGCGAAGCGATTTCATTAATTGCCGCAAGCACCCTGTTTTTCACCGTCACCCAGCTGTATCAGCCGATGCTCGACGGCCAGGTGATTGGGGCCTACTGGCTGGATATTCTGCCCGGACTGGCACTGTCTTTCCGCGTAGAGCCTCTTGGCCTGATGTTCGCACTGGTGGCGAGTTTCCTGTGGATCATCACCACCCTCTATGCCATCGGTTATATGCGTGGGCACGGCGAAAAAAATCAGGCACGTTTTTTTGGCCTGTTTGCGGTTTCCATCGGCGCGGTGATGGGTATCGCCTTCGCGGAAAACCTGTTCACCCTGTTTATTTTCTACGAAGTATTGACCCTGTGTACCTATCCGCTGGTCACCCATGCGGGTACCGACAAGGCTCGTGCCGGGGGACGTGTTTATCTGGGTATTCTGCTGGGTACCTCGGTTGGTTTCTTCCTGCTGGCCATCATCACTACCTGGCTGCTGGCTGGCACGCTTTCGTTTAAAGAAGGCGGCATTTTCTCACCGGGTACTTCGCTTACACTGCTGTCTGTGCTGTTGGGGCTATTTGTCTTTGGCGTCGGCAAGGCGGCCATCATGCCTTTCCACCGCTGGCTCCCCGCGGCCATGGTGGCGCCGACACCGGTAAGTGCGCTGTTGCACGCAGTGGCCGTGGTGAAAGCTGGTGTGTTTGTGCTGCTGAAAATCTGCCTGCTGATTTTTGGGCTCGATACACTGCAGGCAATACCGGCCACCGAGTGGCTGCTGTATCTAGCCGGCATTTCCATCCTGCTCGCGTCCATCATTGCCCTGCGCCAGCAAAACCTGAAAAAGCGCCTGGCCTATTCCACCGTTAGCCAGCTGGGTTACATCACTCTGGGCGCCCTGCTCGCCACCAGTGCGGGTATGACCGGCAGTGCACTGCATATCGTGATGCACGCCTTTGGCAAGATCACTCTGTTCTTCTGCGCGGGCGCCATCCTGGTGGCCGCACACAAAACCGAAGTACACCAGCTGCGCGGACTGGGTCGGCAGATGCCGGTAACCATGACCGCGTTCTTGGTAGCCAGCCTGTGCATTATCGGAATCCCGCCCACCGGCGGTACCTGGAGCAAGTGGTATCTGATGCTGGGTACTTTTGAAGCGCAGCAATGGATTTTGATGGGTCTACTGATGATCAGCTCGCTGCTCAGCATCGCCTATCTGTTACCAATCCCGCTGCGCGCATTTTTCTCCCGTAGTGAACAGGACGCAGACGTCACTGGTGGTCCTGACGCAACTGCAACGAGCGTCATCAAGGAGGCCCCTTTGCCCTCCCTGATCGCCCTCGGTATCACTGCGACGGGCTGTATTTACTTGCTGCTGTTCCCCGATGCGTTCTATCAGCTAATCAAAGCCGGAATCTGA
- a CDS encoding DUF885 domain-containing protein has protein sequence MEQRDFDKAMKALPKTGASEKLSALQDLRYRWIMESYPENATYQGYPGVERDWTDQSLKSIERRKDQTRKLLATSRQLNEDKLSDSERLDYQLLYQDLLLDVRGYQFPEHLLPINHMSGIQRSVPAVLNAMPKRTAADYEDILARLDKLPGLIEQTKILMELGLEQKLTPPQITLRDLPGQIRALIPQDPAQSPLLKAFNNIPASIAEARKNRLRARAHNIYRKSLVPNWQRLAEFVEREYIPQASTETAFTKNADGIRWYAHKVRKQTTTDLSPEEIHQIGLEEVRRIRAQMDAIIEKTGFDGDFKAFTDFLRNDPQFYHQSREDLLKQYRDIAKRIDGEIPALFRTLPRLPYGIKRIPEYSEKSQTTAYYQPGSMETGRAGVFFANTYNLKSRPIWEMEALTVHEAVPGHHLQIALAQEQQDIHPLRRTKMYTGYVEGWGLYSESLGYDLGLYQDPYSEFGALTYDMWRAVRLVVDTGMHQLGWSRDEAIRYFMNNSAKPEHDVVVEIDRYLVWPGQALAYKVGQLKILEIRARSEEALGNNFDIRYFHDALLGAGALPLNLLEARMNRWIESQGGSLSRTAPADDSAGQAALN, from the coding sequence ATGGAGCAACGTGACTTCGACAAAGCCATGAAGGCGCTGCCGAAAACTGGTGCCAGTGAAAAGTTGAGCGCCCTGCAGGATCTTCGCTACCGCTGGATCATGGAAAGCTATCCAGAAAATGCCACCTACCAAGGCTACCCCGGCGTAGAGCGTGACTGGACCGATCAATCCCTGAAGAGTATCGAGCGCCGCAAAGACCAGACACGCAAACTGCTCGCCACCAGTCGCCAGCTAAACGAAGACAAGCTCAGCGATAGCGAACGGCTCGATTACCAGCTGCTGTACCAAGACCTGTTGTTGGATGTACGCGGCTACCAGTTTCCCGAGCACCTGCTACCTATCAACCACATGAGCGGCATCCAGCGCAGTGTGCCGGCAGTCTTGAACGCGATGCCCAAGCGCACCGCTGCGGACTATGAAGATATACTCGCGCGCCTCGACAAACTGCCGGGCTTGATCGAGCAGACCAAGATTCTGATGGAGCTTGGGCTTGAGCAGAAACTGACACCGCCACAAATCACCCTGCGTGACCTGCCCGGCCAGATTCGCGCACTGATTCCGCAAGACCCGGCACAGAGCCCACTGCTCAAGGCATTTAATAACATTCCTGCGAGCATTGCCGAGGCGCGCAAGAATAGACTGCGTGCACGGGCACATAATATTTACCGCAAGTCACTGGTGCCAAACTGGCAGCGCCTCGCCGAATTTGTGGAGCGGGAATACATCCCGCAGGCGAGCACCGAAACCGCGTTCACCAAAAACGCCGACGGTATCCGCTGGTATGCGCACAAGGTGCGCAAGCAGACCACCACGGACCTGAGCCCGGAAGAGATTCACCAGATCGGCCTCGAAGAGGTGCGCCGTATTCGCGCACAGATGGATGCGATTATTGAAAAGACCGGCTTCGACGGCGACTTCAAAGCGTTCACCGATTTCCTGCGCAACGACCCGCAGTTTTATCACCAGAGTCGTGAAGACCTGCTGAAGCAGTACCGGGATATTGCCAAGCGTATTGATGGCGAAATTCCCGCGCTGTTCCGCACGCTGCCAAGATTGCCCTACGGTATCAAGCGAATCCCCGAGTACTCGGAGAAATCCCAGACCACCGCTTACTACCAGCCGGGGTCGATGGAAACCGGGCGTGCCGGGGTGTTCTTTGCCAATACCTACAACTTGAAAAGCCGTCCCATCTGGGAAATGGAAGCCCTGACCGTGCACGAAGCCGTCCCCGGGCATCATCTGCAAATTGCACTGGCCCAGGAGCAGCAGGATATTCACCCACTGCGTCGCACCAAGATGTACACCGGTTACGTGGAAGGCTGGGGACTCTACTCCGAAAGCCTCGGCTATGATCTGGGCCTGTACCAGGACCCTTACAGCGAGTTTGGTGCACTGACCTACGATATGTGGCGCGCGGTGCGCTTGGTGGTGGATACCGGTATGCATCAGCTGGGCTGGAGCCGTGACGAAGCCATTCGCTATTTCATGAATAACAGCGCCAAGCCGGAGCATGATGTGGTAGTGGAAATCGACCGCTACCTGGTGTGGCCGGGCCAGGCACTGGCCTACAAGGTTGGACAGCTGAAGATTCTGGAAATCCGCGCCCGCTCGGAAGAAGCCCTCGGCAATAACTTTGATATTCGGTATTTCCACGACGCGTTGTTGGGCGCCGGTGCATTGCCGCTCAATTTACTTGAGGCGCGCATGAACCGCTGGATCGAATCTCAAGGGGGCAGCCTGAGTCGGACCGCCCCTGCAGATGATTCGGCGGGGCAGGCAGCACTTAACTAA
- a CDS encoding TIGR02281 family clan AA aspartic protease — translation MPMKLRGLFILAVTLLVPAIASAQEVRLQAIFGSSAMFEVDGKQRLLKSGKTSPEGVTLVSVTNDHALVRIDGREQKLTLAAPVAANYAKAERAEVRLNPDSRGHYSTTAWINGRRVNVMVDTGATSIAFNYPTAKSLGLDLSRARPMTVSTASGVEKAYRLQLASVTIGGITVHNVEATVLGSDFPTVTLLGNSFLSRVDMQQQDGLLLLRARN, via the coding sequence ATGCCCATGAAGCTGCGCGGTTTATTCATACTCGCTGTCACGCTGTTAGTGCCAGCCATTGCCAGTGCACAGGAAGTGCGTTTGCAGGCCATTTTCGGCAGCAGTGCCATGTTTGAGGTGGACGGCAAGCAGCGCCTGCTGAAGTCCGGTAAAACCTCACCTGAGGGCGTGACACTGGTGTCGGTAACCAATGACCATGCACTGGTGCGTATTGATGGGCGCGAACAGAAGTTGACCCTGGCGGCGCCGGTAGCGGCAAATTATGCCAAGGCCGAGCGTGCTGAAGTACGCCTGAATCCGGACAGCCGCGGCCATTACAGCACCACTGCGTGGATAAATGGGCGCCGTGTGAATGTGATGGTGGATACTGGAGCCACGAGTATTGCGTTTAATTACCCCACGGCCAAAAGCCTGGGGCTGGACCTGTCGCGGGCAAGGCCCATGACGGTCTCTACCGCCAGCGGCGTCGAAAAAGCGTACAGGCTGCAGCTGGCGAGTGTCACCATCGGTGGTATCACGGTACACAACGTGGAGGCTACCGTACTGGGTAGTGATTTCCCCACTGTGACACTGCTGGGCAATAGTTTTTTGAGTCGTGTGGACATGCAGCAGCAGGATGGACTGTTACTGCTGCGCGCGCGCAATTGA
- the ribA gene encoding GTP cyclohydrolase II gives MTIRYVESSKLPTSWGMFEMHGFEEVENGKEHVVLSMGDLDTDAPVLARIHSECLTGDALFSLRCDCGAQLQYALHRIATEGRGAVFYLRQEGRGIGLLNKIRAYHLQDAGADTVEANEQLGFGADIRDYSILKPMIDHLGIKSIRLMTNNPRKVKALQDLGVQVAERLPHQSGRNPHNLNYLSTKKGKLGHLFDGDENPDK, from the coding sequence TTGACCATTCGCTATGTGGAATCTTCCAAACTGCCAACGTCTTGGGGCATGTTTGAGATGCACGGTTTCGAGGAAGTGGAGAACGGCAAGGAACACGTTGTTCTGAGCATGGGAGATCTCGACACAGATGCGCCGGTGCTGGCTCGTATCCACTCCGAGTGCCTGACTGGGGATGCGCTGTTCTCCCTGCGCTGTGACTGCGGCGCGCAGTTGCAATATGCATTGCATCGCATTGCCACCGAGGGCCGCGGTGCGGTGTTTTACTTGCGTCAGGAAGGGCGCGGCATCGGTCTGTTGAATAAGATCCGCGCGTACCACCTGCAGGACGCGGGCGCCGATACCGTAGAGGCGAATGAACAGCTTGGCTTCGGCGCAGATATACGGGATTACTCGATCCTGAAACCGATGATCGATCACCTGGGTATCAAGTCGATTCGCCTGATGACAAACAACCCGCGCAAAGTAAAAGCACTGCAGGATCTCGGTGTACAAGTGGCCGAGCGACTGCCCCATCAGTCCGGTCGCAATCCGCACAACCTTAATTACCTTTCTACCAAGAAAGGCAAGCTGGGGCACCTGTTCGACGGCGATGAAAACCCTGACAAGTGA
- a CDS encoding phosphatidylglycerophosphatase A: MSTNSTTNSGPTPKPTPTMAELLRSPVLFLAFGFGSGLAKKAPGTFGTLAAVPLWYGLQFLSPLAYLAVLVITFVVGCYLCGAASKKLGVHDHGGIVWDEFVGYWLTMFMAPVGWLWALYGFVLFRIFDIAKPPPIGWADRRVHGGLGIMLDDILAGIYAALVLQGTAYLIHTL, encoded by the coding sequence ATGAGCACCAACTCGACAACGAATTCAGGTCCCACCCCGAAGCCCACGCCAACCATGGCCGAGCTTTTGCGCAGCCCGGTGCTGTTTCTCGCGTTTGGCTTTGGTTCTGGTTTAGCCAAAAAGGCGCCGGGAACTTTCGGGACTCTCGCGGCGGTACCTCTCTGGTACGGACTGCAGTTTCTGTCGCCGCTGGCCTATCTGGCGGTTCTTGTTATCACCTTTGTCGTGGGTTGCTACCTGTGCGGTGCCGCGTCCAAGAAGCTCGGTGTGCACGACCACGGCGGCATCGTGTGGGACGAATTTGTCGGCTACTGGCTCACCATGTTTATGGCCCCGGTGGGCTGGCTGTGGGCCCTGTACGGATTTGTCCTGTTTAGAATTTTCGATATCGCCAAGCCCCCGCCCATCGGCTGGGCTGACCGCCGTGTGCACGGTGGTCTGGGGATCATGCTGGACGATATACTGGCAGGAATTTACGCCGCGCTGGTGTTGCAGGGCACGGCTTATCTGATTCACACACTCTGA
- the dxs gene encoding 1-deoxy-D-xylulose-5-phosphate synthase: MFDEIPRQRPQTPLLDQIDEPAQLRALSEKQLPELATELREYLLYCVGQTGGHFGAGLGVVELTIALHYIYNTPEDRVVWDVGHQTYPHKILTGRREQMLSMRQQGGLSGFPKRSESPYDTFGVGHSSTSISAALGMALGSPDERKVVAVIGDGAMTAGMAFEALNHAAHTGKDMLVVLNDNRMSISKNVGGLATYFARILASKTYLNMREGSRKILSAIPKAWQLARRTEEHVKGMITPGTLFEELGFNYVGPLDGHNMQDLVHTLRNLRNQPGPQLLHVVTTKGKGFGPAEEDPVGYHALNKLEPEPKVQVAVSPEAAATAKKKGPKYQDIFGQWLCDMAEQDDKLVGITPAMCEGSGMVEFAERFPERYHDVAIAEQHAVTLAAGLACEEQKPVVAIYSTFLQRGYDQMVHDVAIQDLDVTFAIDRAGLVGEDGPTHAGSFDLTFMRCLPNLVIAAPSDENECRQLLYTAYQHNGPSAVRYPRGTGPGIEIEKDMTALPVGKGRVVQEGSNVAILSFGTLLAPAREAAEKLGATLVDMRWVKPLDEELIDRLADSHDLLVTLEENTIAGGAGSAVSEYLNQRIIPVPLLQLGLPDKIIEHGKHPKLLKEIGLDAKGIEEQIRERQNQMHQAQSNGQAAAI; encoded by the coding sequence ATGTTCGACGAGATCCCCCGCCAACGCCCGCAGACTCCGCTGCTCGACCAGATTGACGAGCCAGCCCAGCTGCGCGCCCTGTCGGAAAAACAGCTGCCAGAACTGGCAACGGAATTACGTGAATACCTACTCTACTGTGTAGGCCAGACTGGCGGCCACTTTGGTGCCGGTCTCGGCGTGGTCGAGCTCACCATCGCCCTGCACTACATCTACAACACCCCGGAAGACCGGGTGGTGTGGGATGTGGGCCATCAGACTTATCCACACAAGATTCTCACCGGCCGCCGTGAGCAGATGCTCAGCATGCGTCAGCAGGGCGGCCTGTCCGGCTTCCCCAAGCGCAGCGAAAGCCCCTACGACACCTTCGGTGTCGGGCACTCCAGTACCTCCATCAGTGCCGCACTGGGTATGGCGCTGGGCTCCCCGGATGAGCGCAAGGTTGTCGCCGTGATTGGCGATGGCGCCATGACCGCGGGTATGGCATTTGAAGCGCTGAACCACGCCGCACACACCGGCAAAGACATGCTTGTGGTGCTGAATGACAACCGCATGTCGATCTCCAAGAACGTGGGCGGTCTCGCCACCTACTTCGCGCGTATTCTCGCCAGCAAGACGTACCTGAACATGCGCGAGGGCAGCCGCAAGATCCTGTCTGCTATCCCCAAGGCATGGCAGCTGGCACGCCGTACCGAAGAACACGTAAAGGGCATGATTACGCCCGGCACGCTGTTTGAGGAGCTGGGCTTTAACTATGTGGGCCCGCTGGACGGCCACAACATGCAGGACCTAGTGCACACCCTGCGTAACCTGCGCAATCAACCAGGGCCGCAACTGCTGCACGTAGTCACTACCAAGGGCAAGGGCTTTGGCCCCGCGGAAGAAGACCCGGTGGGTTACCACGCGCTGAACAAGCTCGAACCGGAGCCCAAGGTGCAGGTAGCGGTGTCGCCCGAAGCGGCCGCAACCGCCAAGAAGAAAGGTCCCAAGTACCAGGATATCTTCGGCCAGTGGCTGTGTGATATGGCCGAGCAGGACGACAAGCTGGTGGGTATCACCCCCGCTATGTGTGAAGGCTCCGGCATGGTGGAATTTGCCGAGCGCTTCCCTGAGCGCTACCACGATGTTGCCATTGCCGAGCAACACGCTGTCACCCTGGCCGCCGGTCTCGCCTGTGAAGAGCAGAAGCCGGTGGTGGCGATCTACTCGACCTTCCTGCAGCGCGGTTACGACCAAATGGTGCACGACGTGGCGATCCAGGACCTGGACGTGACCTTTGCCATCGATCGCGCCGGCCTCGTCGGTGAAGACGGCCCGACCCATGCGGGTAGCTTTGACCTAACCTTTATGCGCTGCCTGCCAAATCTGGTCATCGCAGCGCCGTCTGACGAGAATGAGTGCCGCCAGCTGCTCTACACCGCCTATCAGCACAATGGCCCATCCGCCGTGCGCTACCCGCGCGGTACCGGCCCCGGCATCGAGATCGAAAAAGACATGACCGCTCTGCCTGTTGGCAAAGGGCGCGTTGTTCAGGAAGGCAGCAATGTAGCGATCCTGAGTTTCGGTACGTTGTTGGCGCCGGCCCGTGAAGCGGCAGAAAAACTCGGTGCGACTCTGGTAGATATGCGCTGGGTAAAACCGCTGGACGAAGAGTTGATCGACCGGCTGGCGGACAGCCACGATTTGCTGGTCACGCTGGAAGAAAACACCATCGCTGGCGGTGCCGGCAGTGCAGTATCGGAATACCTGAATCAACGCATCATCCCGGTACCGCTTCTGCAGCTGGGCTTGCCCGATAAAATTATTGAGCACGGCAAGCACCCGAAACTGCTCAAAGAAATTGGCCTCGACGCCAAAGGTATCGAAGAACAAATTCGCGAACGCCAGAACCAGATGCATCAGGCGCAGTCAAACGGCCAGGCTGCTGCGATTTAA
- a CDS encoding Na(+)/H(+) antiporter subunit D produces the protein MFEIAPFIPFFIAAALGLFLRGWMRALLFIAVPVLGLANLWLLGAGGAGIEFGHYAILDFNLLLFKADKLSLLFGYLFHIAALISVIYALHIRDTLQQVASMLYAGSALGAVFAGDLLTLFIFWELLALTSVFLVWARRSGRAYVAGLRYFTLHILSGLLLLGGIIFYGQTHGTLEFGQIGLDGSAYSWMIFLAFGIKCAFPFFHNWLTDAYPESTPTGTVFLSAFTTKVAVYALARAYPGTELLVYIGATMACFPIFYAVIENDLRRVLAYSLINQLGFMVVGIGIGTSLAINGAVAHAFNDVIFKGLLFMSMGAVLHVTGKINGSELGGLYKKMPKTTVLCIIGAASISAFPLFSGFVSKSMVMSAAIKNGYDWVWLILLFASAGVFHHAGIKIPYFAFFAHDAKLPAREPPVNMLIAMSIAAALCLIIGIYPQALYNLLPYEISYTPYDVTHVLTQLQLLFFSALAFVWLNLRHLYPPELPSVNLDVEWVYRRLVPDAMRGLFNCLFALDNRLRNAAVGGVARLVEGVASHHRADGIMARNWLTGSMVAGVVLLLGIYLVLGWM, from the coding sequence GTGTTTGAAATTGCCCCGTTTATTCCGTTCTTTATCGCTGCTGCGCTCGGGCTGTTTCTGCGCGGTTGGATGCGGGCACTGCTGTTTATTGCGGTTCCTGTACTTGGCCTCGCCAATTTGTGGCTGCTGGGCGCCGGCGGAGCAGGTATTGAATTTGGCCACTACGCCATCCTCGATTTCAATTTACTGCTGTTTAAAGCCGATAAGCTGAGCCTGCTGTTTGGTTACCTGTTCCATATTGCCGCACTCATCTCGGTAATCTATGCCCTACATATACGCGACACCCTGCAACAGGTGGCCAGCATGCTCTATGCGGGCAGTGCCCTCGGGGCGGTGTTTGCCGGCGACCTGCTGACCTTGTTTATTTTCTGGGAACTGCTGGCGCTGACCTCGGTATTCCTGGTGTGGGCGCGCCGCAGTGGCCGCGCCTATGTGGCGGGGCTGCGCTACTTCACCCTGCACATCCTTTCCGGGTTGCTGCTACTCGGCGGAATCATCTTTTACGGCCAGACTCACGGCACCCTCGAATTTGGCCAGATCGGGCTCGATGGCAGCGCCTACAGCTGGATGATCTTCCTCGCGTTCGGCATCAAGTGCGCCTTCCCGTTTTTCCACAACTGGCTTACCGACGCCTACCCGGAATCGACCCCCACCGGTACCGTGTTCCTGAGCGCGTTCACCACCAAGGTGGCGGTGTATGCACTGGCACGGGCCTACCCCGGCACCGAGTTACTGGTTTACATCGGCGCTACCATGGCCTGCTTCCCAATTTTCTATGCGGTGATCGAAAACGACCTGCGCCGGGTACTGGCCTACAGCCTGATTAACCAGCTGGGCTTTATGGTAGTGGGCATTGGTATCGGCACCTCACTCGCCATCAATGGCGCCGTGGCCCACGCGTTTAATGACGTGATCTTCAAGGGACTGCTGTTTATGTCCATGGGCGCGGTGCTGCATGTCACCGGCAAGATCAACGGCTCGGAACTGGGCGGCCTCTACAAGAAGATGCCCAAAACCACGGTGCTGTGCATCATCGGTGCTGCCTCCATCTCCGCCTTCCCCCTGTTCAGCGGTTTCGTCAGTAAATCCATGGTGATGAGTGCGGCAATCAAGAACGGCTACGACTGGGTTTGGCTTATCCTGCTGTTCGCATCCGCGGGCGTGTTCCACCACGCGGGCATCAAGATCCCCTACTTCGCCTTCTTCGCTCACGACGCCAAGCTGCCGGCGCGCGAGCCTCCGGTGAATATGTTGATTGCCATGAGTATCGCGGCGGCGCTGTGCCTGATCATCGGTATTTACCCACAGGCGCTATATAACCTGCTGCCTTACGAGATTTCGTACACCCCTTACGATGTCACCCACGTGCTGACCCAGCTGCAGCTGCTGTTCTTCTCCGCACTCGCGTTCGTATGGCTGAACCTGCGCCACCTGTATCCGCCGGAGCTGCCATCGGTGAACCTGGATGTGGAGTGGGTTTACCGCCGGCTGGTACCGGATGCCATGCGCGGCCTGTTCAACTGCCTATTCGCTCTGGACAACCGCCTGCGCAATGCCGCGGTTGGCGGTGTGGCACGACTGGTGGAAGGGGTAGCCAGCCACCACCGCGCCGATGGCATCATGGCCCGCAACTGGCTTACCGGCAGCATGGTGGCCGGTGTGGTGCTGTTGCTGGGTATCTACCTGGTACTGGGATGGATGTAA